The Desulfomicrobium apsheronum genome has a window encoding:
- a CDS encoding GNAT family N-acetyltransferase: MTRTRQENLERLRANPGTVEPGQKIEVSPFRPEDAEGVARLYFAIYGENFPLDYVYDPEQIAAANAGPELHQFVARTSAGDVVGLTALFRVAPSPNIMESGGLMILPAYRGGTLTVRMTKASLATLPEELGLNAVFGQSVCDHLISQKLARHFSSPAYALEMEAMPPRPEGSTDGVGGRISLLDELRIYRDVPHTVYLPERFADFLAGLYAKHGLARSFGAAGPVSGRTRSGVTTMDGASLAKLLVDEPGADLGEAIDAFETGHPGRHAYHLQLPLAHPGVSAAVETARERGYFLGGLLPLWTGTDVLLLQKLASDPDFSLPLLLTDEAKELMDCIRSDWAGLPGR, encoded by the coding sequence ATGACCCGCACCCGACAGGAAAACCTGGAGCGCCTGCGCGCCAACCCCGGAACCGTCGAACCCGGCCAGAAAATCGAGGTCAGCCCATTCCGGCCCGAAGACGCCGAAGGTGTGGCCAGGCTCTATTTCGCCATCTACGGGGAGAATTTTCCCCTGGACTACGTCTACGACCCCGAACAGATCGCGGCCGCCAACGCCGGGCCGGAGCTCCACCAGTTCGTGGCCCGCACGTCAGCAGGGGACGTGGTCGGGCTGACGGCCCTCTTTCGGGTGGCGCCGAGCCCGAACATCATGGAGTCCGGCGGACTCATGATCCTGCCGGCCTATCGCGGAGGGACCCTGACAGTGCGCATGACCAAAGCCTCCCTGGCCACCCTGCCGGAGGAACTGGGCCTCAACGCCGTCTTCGGCCAAAGCGTATGCGACCACCTCATCAGCCAGAAGTTGGCTCGCCATTTCTCATCTCCTGCCTACGCCCTGGAGATGGAAGCCATGCCCCCCAGACCCGAAGGCAGTACCGACGGCGTCGGGGGAAGAATCTCCCTGCTGGACGAACTGCGCATCTATCGGGATGTGCCCCACACGGTGTACCTGCCCGAGCGTTTTGCCGACTTTCTCGCGGGCCTGTATGCCAAACATGGTCTGGCGAGATCCTTCGGCGCGGCCGGACCAGTCAGCGGACGGACGCGCTCCGGCGTGACGACCATGGATGGGGCATCCCTGGCCAAGCTCCTGGTCGACGAACCGGGCGCGGACCTCGGCGAGGCCATCGACGCCTTCGAGACCGGGCATCCCGGACGGCACGCCTATCACCTGCAGCTGCCCCTGGCCCATCCGGGGGTGTCCGCAGCCGTGGAAACAGCCCGCGAGCGCGGCTACTTCCTCGGCGGACTGCTGCCGCTATGGACCGGAACCGACGTACTGCTGCTGCAAAAGCTCGCCTCGGACCCCGACTTCTCGCTCCCGCTGCTGCTGACCGACGAGGCCAAAGAACTCATGGACTGCATCCGCTCGGACTGGGCAGGGCTGCCCGGCCGATGA
- a CDS encoding xanthine dehydrogenase family protein molybdopterin-binding subunit, giving the protein MSHEPYDIGPARPRLDALAKACGTELFSADSYPPGLLWAGARRCGVPHGILRGVDASAARALPGVHAVLTREDVPGSNRQGIVHKDMPVLCGTRVRHCGDPVALVVAESRDVLRKALALIHVDIEPRQALADMDAALAPDAPLIHESHGSNILLAAEIHKGNAEEALAQCDVILEETYFTPAQAHAFLETENGLARLDEDGILHLTVSTQAPFRDRFEIGHALGIEPWKIRVHSPFLGGGFGGKDGATVQCLLGLAALRLPGRTIKMWWDREESFLAGYKRHAARMHYRLGAMNDGTLRSLVCHLWYDTGAYAHLGGEIMELGMEHAAGPYRVDHMDCRGLCVYTNNPVAGAFRGFGVAQASLAFEGMMDRLADRLGRDRLDLRRQNALRRGDRNCAGVTLTSSVGLDECLRRVQGHELWTTRHAWKKDAPAFTRRGVGVAAVFNGMGYGRGLADNAIAKIELTPDGRFVIYSGVPDMGQGNASTFAQIAGEMLCQDAGRLEVIQPDTERSHPSGSASAGRTTYTFGQALIKACEMMTTKLVRRAALALMIDEPGGFTLVPGAVRHLPTGKELPLTVMGAMLPRDDRVCVAEYLMPVSREVPDTGKDFPLGFPHLIFPFAAHLVRVEIDELTGLVRVCDYLAATDGGRVLNPQNFHQQIEGAVAQGLGFALMEGFGTENARITTPDLSTYLIPTSLDLPDTQSVAVETLEHSGPFGMKGVGEVGMNGPLPAVASALSDALGAHIVRAPVTPAMILELLASRGAQA; this is encoded by the coding sequence ATGTCTCATGAACCTTACGATATCGGCCCTGCACGCCCCCGCCTGGACGCCCTGGCCAAGGCGTGCGGCACGGAGCTTTTCAGCGCCGACAGCTACCCGCCCGGCCTGCTCTGGGCCGGGGCCAGACGCTGCGGCGTGCCCCACGGCATCCTGCGCGGCGTCGATGCATCCGCAGCCAGGGCCCTGCCCGGGGTGCACGCCGTCCTGACCCGCGAGGACGTGCCCGGATCGAACCGGCAGGGCATCGTGCACAAGGACATGCCCGTGCTGTGCGGAACCAGGGTCCGCCATTGCGGGGATCCCGTGGCCCTCGTGGTGGCGGAATCACGCGACGTGCTGCGGAAGGCCCTGGCTCTCATCCACGTGGATATCGAGCCCCGGCAGGCTCTGGCCGACATGGACGCTGCCCTGGCGCCGGACGCCCCGCTCATTCACGAATCCCACGGCTCCAACATCCTCCTGGCCGCCGAGATCCACAAAGGGAACGCCGAAGAGGCCCTGGCGCAGTGCGATGTGATCCTGGAGGAAACCTACTTCACCCCGGCCCAGGCCCACGCCTTTCTGGAAACCGAAAACGGCCTGGCCCGCCTGGACGAAGACGGCATCCTGCACCTGACCGTCTCCACCCAGGCCCCTTTCCGCGACCGCTTCGAAATCGGCCACGCCCTGGGCATTGAGCCCTGGAAAATCCGCGTCCACAGCCCTTTTCTTGGCGGCGGATTCGGCGGCAAGGACGGGGCCACGGTGCAGTGCCTCCTGGGACTTGCGGCCCTGCGCCTTCCGGGGCGGACCATCAAGATGTGGTGGGACAGGGAGGAAAGCTTCCTGGCCGGTTACAAGCGCCACGCGGCCCGGATGCACTACCGGCTGGGCGCCATGAACGACGGCACGCTCAGGAGCCTGGTCTGTCACCTGTGGTACGACACCGGTGCCTACGCCCATCTGGGCGGCGAAATCATGGAGCTTGGCATGGAGCACGCCGCCGGACCCTACCGGGTCGACCACATGGATTGCCGGGGCCTGTGCGTCTACACCAACAACCCCGTGGCCGGGGCCTTCCGGGGTTTTGGCGTGGCCCAGGCCAGCCTGGCCTTCGAGGGCATGATGGACCGGCTGGCCGACCGGCTCGGACGGGACCGCCTGGATCTGCGCCGCCAGAACGCCCTGCGCCGCGGGGACCGCAATTGCGCGGGCGTCACGCTGACCTCCTCCGTGGGCCTTGACGAGTGCCTGCGCCGCGTCCAGGGCCACGAACTCTGGACCACGCGCCACGCCTGGAAAAAGGACGCCCCCGCGTTCACCCGGCGCGGCGTCGGCGTCGCCGCCGTCTTCAACGGCATGGGCTACGGCCGAGGGCTGGCCGACAACGCCATCGCCAAGATCGAGCTGACCCCGGACGGACGCTTCGTCATCTACAGCGGCGTCCCGGACATGGGCCAGGGCAACGCCTCCACCTTCGCCCAGATCGCGGGCGAAATGCTCTGCCAGGACGCCGGACGCCTCGAAGTCATCCAGCCGGATACGGAGCGCTCCCACCCGTCAGGCTCGGCCTCGGCCGGCCGGACCACCTACACTTTCGGACAGGCGCTGATCAAGGCCTGCGAGATGATGACAACCAAGCTCGTCCGCCGCGCGGCGCTGGCACTCATGATCGACGAACCCGGCGGCTTCACTCTGGTGCCTGGAGCGGTCAGGCACCTGCCCACGGGCAAGGAGCTGCCCCTGACGGTCATGGGCGCCATGCTGCCCCGCGACGACCGCGTCTGCGTGGCCGAATACCTCATGCCCGTCTCCCGCGAGGTGCCGGACACGGGCAAGGATTTTCCCCTCGGCTTCCCGCACCTGATCTTCCCCTTTGCCGCGCATCTGGTGCGCGTCGAGATCGACGAACTGACCGGCCTGGTGCGGGTCTGCGACTATCTCGCGGCCACCGACGGCGGCCGCGTCCTGAACCCCCAGAACTTCCACCAGCAGATCGAGGGAGCCGTGGCCCAGGGCTTGGGCTTCGCCCTGATGGAAGGTTTTGGAACCGAAAACGCCCGCATCACCACCCCGGACCTCTCGACCTACCTCATCCCCACCAGCCTGGACCTGCCGGATACGCAGTCCGTGGCCGTGGAAACGCTGGAGCACAGCGGGCCCTTCGGCATGAAAGGCGTGGGCGAGGTGGGCATGAACGGCCCGCTGCCGGCGGTGGCCTCGGCCCTGTCCGACGCCCTGGGCGCGCACATAGTCCGCGCCCCCGTCACTCCGGCCATGATCCTCGAACTTCTCGCCTCACGCGGAGCACAGGCATGA
- a CDS encoding (2Fe-2S)-binding protein, with protein MIIRFCINGRDTELDVRSDERAVDILRERLGLTGTKEGCGTGECGACAILVNGRARLSCLTLAAQLDGQDLTTIEGLGSPKTPHALQRSFAEHGAVQCGFCTPGMVVAAADLLARDPHPERETIREALSGNLCRCTGYTRILDAVHKVEKP; from the coding sequence ATGATCATCCGTTTTTGCATCAACGGCCGGGACACTGAACTCGATGTCCGGAGCGACGAACGCGCCGTGGACATCCTGCGCGAAAGGCTCGGGCTGACCGGCACCAAGGAAGGCTGCGGAACCGGCGAATGCGGCGCGTGCGCCATCCTGGTGAACGGACGGGCCCGCCTGTCCTGCCTGACGCTGGCGGCCCAGCTCGACGGCCAGGACCTGACCACCATCGAAGGCCTCGGCAGCCCCAAAACGCCTCACGCCCTGCAACGGTCTTTTGCCGAGCATGGCGCCGTGCAGTGCGGGTTTTGCACGCCGGGCATGGTCGTGGCCGCCGCGGACCTCCTGGCCCGCGATCCGCATCCCGAACGCGAGACAATTCGCGAGGCCCTGTCCGGAAACCTCTGCCGCTGCACGGGCTACACCCGCATCCTCGATGCGGTGCACAAGGTGGAAAAACCATGA
- a CDS encoding FAD binding domain-containing protein, whose protein sequence is MSVFLPGTLNELWNLLDEPDTSVMAGGTDYLVRRRAGKSAGQICCLERITTLRGMEEEGGLLEIGAATTLTDLLESGTVAARLPLLHQAVRQLGSPLVRNQATLGGNLCTASPAGDTLPALYALGAQVALMSRDSERVLDVAEFITGPGRTVLESGEILARVIIPLPDPDSVQHFEKVGRRQALAISVASLAAMLRLDGDIIRNIRLAFGSVAPTVLRCTEAESWLTGRALSSGNLSHAADLVRAAVSPIDDVRATADYRRQVAGNLVLRLKAYRP, encoded by the coding sequence ATGAGCGTCTTCCTGCCCGGGACCTTGAACGAACTCTGGAACCTTCTCGACGAACCGGACACCTCCGTCATGGCAGGAGGCACGGACTACCTCGTGCGGCGCAGGGCCGGAAAATCCGCAGGACAGATCTGCTGTCTTGAACGCATCACCACACTGCGTGGCATGGAAGAGGAGGGCGGCCTCCTGGAAATCGGCGCGGCCACGACCCTGACCGACCTGCTGGAATCCGGGACAGTCGCCGCTCGCCTGCCCTTGCTGCATCAGGCCGTGCGCCAGCTGGGATCACCCCTGGTGCGCAATCAGGCCACCCTGGGCGGAAACCTCTGCACGGCATCCCCGGCCGGGGACACCCTCCCGGCCCTGTACGCCCTTGGGGCGCAAGTGGCGCTCATGTCTCGTGACTCGGAACGAGTCCTGGACGTGGCGGAGTTCATCACCGGCCCCGGCCGGACCGTTCTTGAATCCGGCGAGATCCTGGCCCGCGTGATCATCCCGTTGCCCGATCCGGACTCCGTGCAGCATTTCGAGAAAGTCGGCAGACGCCAGGCCCTGGCCATCAGCGTGGCCAGCCTGGCCGCAATGCTGCGTCTGGACGGCGACATCATCCGGAACATCCGGCTGGCCTTCGGCAGCGTGGCCCCCACGGTGCTGCGCTGCACCGAAGCCGAGTCCTGGCTGACGGGCCGCGCCCTGAGCTCCGGCAACCTGAGCCACGCGGCCGACCTCGTGCGCGCGGCCGTAAGCCCCATCGACGACGTGCGTGCCACGGCGGACTATCGCCGTCAGGTGGCGGGCAACCTGGTCCTTCGTCTTAAAGCGTACAGGCCATGA
- the hisC gene encoding histidinol-phosphate transaminase: MLDLERLVPAHVRSFEVYTPSRPDQELMRLFRVDHLHRLNNNENPLGPPPEAARIIEGFPPRLTPIYPSGDAYALRQILAERFSKSPDQFLVGNGSCEVISSVIKAFCAEGDNIVTADRTFAVYEWVAEFSGIEARLTPLKDFGFDPDAMLAARDERTKILFVCNPNNPTGTWWDTATLRRFLDAVDGRQIVVLDEAYFEFVDQSDFPDGMKLLEQYPNLVVFRTFSKMYALAALRIGYLCSSPAVVDIIRRTHVVYSVNSLAQQAAAAAMENDGPFIAATRAMVAAGKEKVLNLCEELGLTCQCGEGNFIMIRVPISDTLLYRKLMAKGVMIRTMTGFRFPGWIRVSLAQENVMEEFCGAMLGVLHPERPAIDKILCHPLTIENPAQTSF, encoded by the coding sequence ATGCTGGATCTTGAACGACTGGTGCCGGCCCACGTCCGGAGCTTCGAGGTATATACGCCGAGCAGGCCCGACCAGGAACTGATGCGCCTCTTCCGGGTCGACCACCTGCACCGTCTCAACAACAACGAGAACCCTCTGGGCCCACCGCCCGAAGCCGCCCGTATCATAGAGGGTTTCCCGCCCCGCCTGACCCCCATCTACCCCAGCGGCGACGCCTACGCCCTGCGCCAGATCCTGGCCGAGCGCTTCTCCAAGTCGCCGGACCAGTTTCTGGTCGGCAACGGCTCGTGCGAGGTCATCTCCAGTGTCATCAAGGCCTTCTGCGCCGAGGGCGACAACATCGTCACGGCGGACAGGACCTTTGCCGTGTACGAGTGGGTCGCCGAGTTTTCAGGCATAGAGGCCAGGCTCACCCCCCTCAAGGATTTCGGCTTTGACCCGGACGCCATGCTCGCCGCCCGCGACGAACGCACCAAGATCCTCTTCGTCTGCAACCCCAACAATCCAACAGGCACCTGGTGGGACACAGCCACCCTGCGCCGCTTCCTGGACGCGGTGGACGGCCGCCAGATCGTTGTCCTGGACGAGGCGTATTTCGAATTCGTGGACCAGTCCGACTTTCCGGATGGCATGAAACTACTGGAACAGTATCCCAACCTGGTGGTCTTTCGCACCTTCTCGAAGATGTACGCGCTGGCCGCACTGCGCATCGGCTACCTGTGCAGTTCCCCGGCGGTGGTCGACATCATCCGCCGCACCCACGTGGTCTATTCGGTCAATTCCCTCGCGCAGCAGGCCGCCGCGGCAGCCATGGAAAACGACGGGCCCTTCATTGCCGCGACCCGCGCCATGGTGGCCGCCGGCAAGGAGAAGGTCCTGAACCTGTGCGAGGAATTGGGCCTGACCTGCCAATGCGGCGAGGGCAACTTCATCATGATCCGCGTGCCCATCTCCGACACCCTGCTCTACCGCAAGCTCATGGCCAAGGGCGTCATGATCCGCACCATGACGGGCTTTCGCTTCCCGGGCTGGATCAGGGTCAGCCTAGCGCAGGAAAACGTGATGGAGGAATTCTGCGGAGCCATGCTGGGCGTGCTTCACCCTGAGAGACCGGCAATCGACAAAATCCTGTGCCACCCACTTACCATCGAAAATCCGGCACAAACCTCCTTTTGA
- a CDS encoding SLC13 family permease has protein sequence MPVFPRPGHDPAKNIAPYSLTELAQIMLSLFILLFIVLAALVLFIGGWLPADVVGIMVLAALALTGLVSPEEAVAGFSSPAVITVLAMFVLSAGLSRTGVAYRIGQPLQLFARRGETVLIVVLMAAAGILSALINTTTVAVILLPATMDLARRSGLPPARLLMPMALGCLLGGPFTGISTPPNILATDALRSAGLTPFKIFEFTPITGALVVAGIAFMVLVGKRLLPRRASSGADKNGIETAYEIGSHIFTIELAPTSPLAGRSLGESRLGSALYLTVVGLQRAGELILSPRAQETLRAKDIIIVHGQSDQVSHFHGSRHLQVEQPGPETAEITARLGTASVRIGKGSPLIGRTLAESGLRRDHRVHVLALGSPTGECLREVRRHRFEEGDGLVLQGEHKTLEALADTSLVELVAPLTEGPADASVCELLSLCSVRVPEGSVLAGRNLVESRLGNAFGLTVVGLVREGKVTCLPAPEETVQPGDLLVVQGLARDIDVFEGLQELEISEQSSRLAAELESQQIGMTEVLLSPRTTLAGKTLNDLLFRDHYGLSVLAVLRKGRACRSGLQDMPLQFGDALLVYGPRQSLEAVARDEDFLVLDQAAAQAPRLHKAPLAALIMATVLLSAILGFVPIAIAALTGVAAMVVSGCLTMEEAYHSIEWKVIFLIAGMLPLGMAIENTGAAQMGAAALIGMVGDLGPRWVVATLFAVTVLGTQVIPTAALVVLMAPVALGAASSLHISPQLLMMTVAMAASASFASPLSHPAHLLVMGPGGYKFMDYVKVGAPLTLVVMAVSVWLLPILWPA, from the coding sequence ATGCCCGTCTTCCCGCGCCCGGGGCACGACCCCGCCAAGAACATCGCCCCCTACAGCCTCACGGAGCTTGCACAGATCATGCTGTCCCTCTTCATTCTTCTGTTCATAGTCCTCGCCGCCCTGGTCCTCTTCATCGGCGGCTGGCTGCCTGCGGACGTGGTCGGGATCATGGTCCTCGCCGCCCTGGCTCTGACCGGTCTGGTCTCCCCGGAAGAGGCCGTGGCCGGATTCAGCAGCCCCGCAGTCATCACCGTGCTGGCCATGTTCGTCCTTTCGGCCGGACTGAGCCGCACGGGCGTGGCCTACCGCATCGGCCAGCCCCTGCAACTCTTCGCGCGCAGGGGCGAAACCGTACTGATCGTCGTCCTCATGGCGGCGGCCGGTATTCTTTCCGCCCTCATCAACACCACCACCGTGGCCGTCATTCTGCTGCCAGCGACCATGGACCTGGCCCGCCGCAGCGGCCTGCCACCGGCGCGTCTGCTCATGCCCATGGCGCTCGGCTGCCTGCTCGGCGGGCCCTTCACGGGCATCTCCACACCGCCCAACATCCTGGCCACCGACGCCCTGCGCTCCGCCGGACTGACGCCCTTCAAGATTTTCGAATTCACGCCCATCACCGGGGCTCTGGTCGTAGCCGGCATCGCTTTCATGGTCCTTGTGGGCAAGCGCCTGCTGCCCAGACGCGCCTCATCCGGGGCCGATAAAAACGGTATCGAAACCGCCTACGAGATCGGGTCGCACATCTTCACCATCGAGCTCGCGCCGACATCTCCCCTGGCAGGCCGCAGTCTGGGTGAAAGCCGCTTGGGCTCGGCCCTCTATCTGACTGTGGTCGGCCTGCAACGCGCCGGTGAGCTGATTCTCTCCCCCCGGGCACAGGAAACGCTGCGCGCCAAAGACATCATCATCGTCCACGGCCAGTCGGACCAAGTCAGCCATTTTCACGGCAGCAGGCATCTACAGGTCGAACAGCCCGGACCCGAAACCGCCGAGATCACAGCTCGCCTTGGCACGGCCTCGGTCCGCATCGGCAAGGGATCGCCACTCATCGGGCGTACTTTGGCCGAAAGCGGGCTGCGCCGGGATCATCGCGTGCATGTGCTGGCCCTGGGCTCCCCCACAGGCGAATGCCTGCGCGAAGTCCGGCGCCATCGTTTCGAGGAGGGGGACGGCCTCGTGCTCCAAGGCGAACACAAGACCCTTGAGGCCCTGGCGGACACCAGCCTCGTCGAACTCGTGGCACCGCTGACGGAAGGACCAGCCGATGCATCGGTCTGCGAACTGCTCAGCCTCTGTTCCGTGCGGGTGCCGGAAGGATCGGTGCTGGCAGGACGCAATCTGGTGGAAAGCCGCCTGGGCAATGCCTTCGGCCTGACGGTGGTGGGACTGGTGCGGGAAGGGAAGGTGACCTGCCTGCCCGCCCCGGAAGAAACGGTCCAGCCTGGCGACCTGCTCGTGGTCCAGGGACTGGCCCGGGACATCGACGTGTTCGAGGGCCTGCAGGAGCTTGAAATTTCGGAACAATCGTCGCGACTGGCAGCCGAACTGGAATCCCAGCAGATCGGCATGACCGAGGTGCTGCTCTCGCCCCGCACTACCCTTGCCGGAAAAACCCTGAACGATCTGCTCTTCCGGGATCATTACGGACTGAGCGTCCTGGCCGTGCTGCGCAAGGGCCGGGCCTGTCGCTCGGGCCTACAGGACATGCCCCTACAGTTCGGCGATGCGCTGCTGGTCTACGGACCGCGTCAGAGCCTGGAGGCCGTGGCCCGCGACGAAGACTTCCTTGTCCTGGACCAGGCCGCAGCCCAGGCGCCACGCCTGCACAAAGCCCCCCTGGCCGCCTTGATCATGGCGACCGTGCTCCTAAGCGCCATCCTGGGTTTCGTGCCCATCGCCATCGCGGCCCTGACCGGAGTTGCGGCCATGGTCGTCAGCGGTTGCCTGACCATGGAGGAGGCCTATCACTCCATTGAATGGAAAGTGATCTTTCTCATCGCAGGCATGCTCCCACTGGGCATGGCCATCGAAAATACCGGGGCGGCGCAGATGGGGGCGGCGGCGCTTATCGGCATGGTCGGAGACCTGGGCCCACGCTGGGTCGTGGCGACGCTCTTCGCGGTGACGGTGCTCGGCACGCAGGTCATTCCCACGGCGGCACTGGTGGTGCTCATGGCGCCCGTGGCCCTCGGCGCGGCTTCGTCACTGCACATCTCACCGCAACTTCTGATGATGACCGTGGCCATGGCAGCTTCGGCGAGTTTCGCGAGCCCGCTTTCGCACCCGGCGCATCTCTTGGTGATGGGGCCCGGCGGCTACAAATTCATGGATTACGTGAAGGTCGGCGCACCTTTGACTCTCGTGGTCATGGCCGTGTCGGTCTGGCTGTTGCCCATCCTGTGGCCAGCGTAA
- a CDS encoding TerC family protein, whose translation MDTLLLWTGFHVFIIALLLFDLGVVQRKNREMSVGTALWVSLGYVVLALLFGAGVFFFRGSEAGLEFLTGYFIEKSLSVDNIFVFLLIFLHFSVSKSNQRRILFWGILGALAMRATLIIAGASAIATFHWLLYVFGILLIASGIKMLVTINQEPDLSRNRIARFMRSHFRVTEDFEGDRFWVRRDGLLYMTPLFMVLIIIEVSDVIFAIDSIPAILAISKDTFIVYSSNVFAILGLRALYFVLAGVIHRFHYLKYGLSFVLVLVGVKMTVNTYYETKIISTEMALLATACLIGGSMLYSMYRTRELPESERKKSIRWWIPGTPARKERSEDQKPDVN comes from the coding sequence ATGGACACATTGCTTTTATGGACCGGATTTCATGTTTTCATCATTGCGCTGCTGCTTTTCGACCTTGGCGTGGTGCAGCGCAAAAACAGGGAGATGAGCGTCGGAACCGCCCTTTGGGTGAGTCTGGGCTATGTCGTTCTGGCGCTTCTCTTCGGGGCGGGGGTTTTTTTCTTCAGAGGCTCCGAGGCCGGACTTGAATTTCTGACGGGGTATTTCATCGAGAAAAGCCTGAGCGTGGACAACATCTTTGTCTTCCTGCTCATCTTTCTGCATTTCTCGGTGTCCAAATCCAACCAGCGCCGGATTCTTTTCTGGGGCATCCTGGGGGCGCTGGCCATGCGCGCCACGCTCATCATCGCCGGAGCCAGCGCCATCGCGACCTTTCACTGGCTGCTCTACGTCTTCGGCATCCTGCTCATCGCCTCGGGAATCAAGATGCTGGTCACCATCAACCAGGAACCGGACCTCTCGCGCAACCGCATCGCCCGGTTCATGCGCAGCCATTTCCGGGTCACCGAAGACTTCGAGGGCGACAGGTTCTGGGTCCGGCGCGACGGCCTTCTGTACATGACGCCCCTGTTCATGGTCCTGATCATCATCGAGGTCTCGGACGTCATCTTCGCCATCGACTCCATCCCGGCCATCCTGGCCATCAGCAAGGACACGTTCATCGTCTATTCATCCAACGTGTTCGCCATTCTGGGGCTGCGGGCGCTGTATTTCGTCCTGGCCGGAGTGATTCACCGCTTCCACTACCTCAAGTACGGGCTGTCCTTCGTGCTCGTTCTGGTGGGCGTCAAGATGACCGTGAACACCTATTACGAGACCAAGATCATCTCTACCGAAATGGCGCTTCTGGCCACCGCATGTCTCATCGGCGGCTCCATGCTCTACTCCATGTACCGCACCAGAGAATTGCCCGAATCCGAAAGGAAGAAATCCATTCGCTGGTGGATTCCGGGCACCCCGGCACGCAAGGAACGCAGCGAGGATCAAAAACCGGATGTGAACTAA
- a CDS encoding Nif3-like dinuclear metal center hexameric protein — MHPSTLTSRIETTAPLQLAASWDKCGVQIASAASEIRTLCVALDPSVETVRRAVEHEADFLLCHHPLSLAPRLPSRLDDFHEVLSLSLKNSMWLYSAHTSLDANPHGPVNWLGRALGMQDMRILEVTRRETPSLLRLADPAMQERVRNFADSVTRRDGQMEEYLLWPEESSAFKAKLQTGTPWQEIALAAPIREYGFGCIGTLPETLVWNEFTARLTALGLPLSRMVGQVPETVARVAYCPGSGADLGPAAFAQGADVYLTGDVKYHQAQAVQDVGLTIDVGHFCLEETMMRTWSQSLDRELSPEGVRVIFLQGRDPFA, encoded by the coding sequence ATGCATCCCTCGACACTGACCTCGCGCATCGAAACCACGGCCCCGCTCCAGCTGGCGGCGTCCTGGGACAAATGCGGCGTGCAGATCGCCTCTGCCGCCTCCGAGATCAGGACCTTGTGCGTGGCCCTGGACCCCAGTGTCGAGACGGTGCGCCGGGCGGTGGAGCATGAGGCGGATTTCCTGCTCTGTCACCACCCGCTGAGCCTCGCGCCCAGACTGCCGAGCCGCCTCGATGACTTCCACGAGGTGCTGAGCCTGAGCCTCAAGAACTCCATGTGGCTCTACAGCGCGCACACCTCTCTGGACGCCAATCCGCATGGTCCGGTCAATTGGCTGGGACGCGCCCTTGGAATGCAGGACATGCGCATTCTTGAAGTGACCCGCCGCGAAACGCCGAGCCTGCTGCGCCTGGCCGATCCGGCCATGCAGGAAAGAGTCCGGAATTTTGCAGACTCCGTCACCCGCCGCGATGGACAAATGGAGGAATACCTCCTCTGGCCGGAAGAGAGCTCCGCTTTCAAGGCCAAACTGCAAACAGGGACGCCCTGGCAGGAGATCGCCCTTGCCGCGCCGATCCGTGAATACGGTTTCGGATGCATCGGAACGCTGCCCGAGACCCTGGTCTGGAATGAATTTACAGCGCGGCTGACCGCCCTCGGACTGCCGCTGTCGCGCATGGTGGGCCAGGTGCCGGAAACCGTCGCCCGGGTTGCCTATTGCCCCGGATCGGGAGCCGACCTTGGACCGGCCGCCTTCGCCCAAGGCGCGGACGTCTACCTGACCGGCGACGTCAAATACCACCAGGCCCAGGCCGTGCAGGATGTCGGCCTGACCATCGATGTCGGTCATTTTTGCCTTGAAGAGACCATGATGCGCACCTGGAGCCAGAGCCTGGACCGCGAACTGTCCCCCGAGGGAGTCCGGGTCATCTTTCTGCAGGGCCGCGATCCCTTTGCCTGA